A window of Aquitalea denitrificans contains these coding sequences:
- a CDS encoding zf-HC2 domain-containing protein: MKINCRQASRLISQGLDQPLNQWDHVRLRVHLWMCGNCRQFSHQLQVLRQSARQAGRGE, translated from the coding sequence ATGAAGATCAACTGCCGTCAGGCCAGCCGTTTGATATCGCAAGGGCTGGATCAACCGCTGAACCAGTGGGATCACGTGCGTCTGCGCGTGCATTTGTGGATGTGTGGCAATTGCCGCCAGTTCTCGCATCAGCTGCAAGTGCTGCGCCAGTCGGCCCGCCAGGCCGGGCGCGGCGAATAG
- a CDS encoding SDR family oxidoreductase, which yields MNQTFAKDCLAGRVILVTGATQGVGREAALTFAAQGADVVLLARSVKGLEKVYDEIVAAGGKEPAAIPLDLLTASDEQLSNAAFQIKQTLGRLDGIVHCASHFYALSPLSNQGIDEWMNQYRINTVAPFALTRACLPLLKESEDASVLFMGETHSLYPAAYWGGFGASKAGLNYLTKVAADEWDVYPNLRVNQLIPGPVNSPQRNRTHPGEAKSERADLATLMPYLLYWLSGDSKGRSGEIIELDLRSKKGE from the coding sequence ATGAACCAAACATTTGCCAAGGATTGTCTGGCTGGCCGCGTCATTCTGGTGACGGGGGCTACGCAAGGGGTAGGTCGGGAAGCCGCGCTGACGTTTGCCGCACAGGGTGCAGACGTAGTCTTGCTGGCGCGCAGCGTAAAGGGGCTGGAGAAGGTCTACGATGAAATTGTGGCAGCCGGTGGCAAGGAACCGGCAGCCATTCCGCTGGATCTGCTGACCGCCAGCGACGAGCAGTTGAGCAATGCGGCCTTCCAGATCAAGCAGACGCTGGGTCGCCTGGATGGCATCGTGCATTGTGCCTCGCATTTTTATGCCCTGTCGCCGCTATCCAATCAGGGCATTGACGAGTGGATGAACCAGTACCGCATCAACACTGTGGCTCCGTTTGCGCTTACTCGCGCCTGTCTGCCCTTGTTGAAGGAATCGGAGGATGCCTCGGTATTGTTCATGGGGGAAACCCATTCGCTGTACCCGGCGGCTTATTGGGGCGGTTTTGGTGCATCCAAGGCCGGGCTCAACTATCTGACCAAGGTGGCCGCGGATGAATGGGATGTCTACCCGAACCTGCGGGTCAACCAACTGATTCCGGGACCGGTGAATTCGCCGCAGCGCAATCGCACCCACCCGGGCGAAGCCAAGAGCGAACGCGCCGATCTGGCCACGCTGATGCCTTATCTGCTGTACTGGCTGTCGGGTGACAGCAAGGGCCGCAGCGGGGAGATCATCGAGTTGGACCTGCGCAGCAAAAAGGGCGAATAA
- the hpnE gene encoding hydroxysqualene dehydroxylase HpnE — protein MSARPKVAIIGAGWAGLAAAVELADQAELTLFEAGREPGGRARRIYGSDSQLDNGQHILIGAYRDCLRLMHKVGVDVDRAMLRLPLSWQRQDGISMQCPRWPAPLHVLAGLLAAKGLGWRDKWQLALALQRLKWRRWRLAEDMSVARWLQAQRQSDWLVEQFWRPMVLSALNTPLELASMQVLATTLRDSLGGSSADSDLLLPRLDLSELFPEAALRWLRARGAAWQPGSRVSGILPAADGVLVDGQLFDAAIVAVAPYHAAGLLQEPVLQTQVKAFRYWPIYTAYLRYDADISMPLPMMGLQGGTLDWLFDRQALSGERGLLAAVISAPPQLVQSMEREALLQKVRADVEYMLPALNGLQPLASHLIVEKRATFGSVVGLTRPHCRSRVQSVYLAGDWLCPDYPATLEGAVRSGLTAARQLMQDLPSSRTAGGWSSAEKTK, from the coding sequence ATGAGTGCCAGACCGAAAGTTGCCATTATCGGTGCCGGCTGGGCCGGGCTTGCCGCCGCTGTCGAACTGGCGGATCAGGCCGAGCTGACCTTGTTTGAAGCCGGTCGCGAGCCCGGTGGACGGGCTCGGCGTATCTATGGCAGCGACAGTCAGTTGGACAACGGTCAGCACATTCTGATTGGTGCTTACCGTGACTGCCTGCGACTGATGCACAAGGTGGGTGTTGACGTTGATCGTGCGATGCTGCGACTGCCACTTAGCTGGCAGCGGCAGGACGGCATCAGCATGCAATGCCCGCGCTGGCCGGCACCGCTGCATGTACTGGCCGGTTTGCTGGCAGCCAAAGGGCTGGGCTGGCGTGACAAGTGGCAGCTGGCGCTGGCCTTGCAGCGTCTGAAATGGCGGCGCTGGCGGCTGGCCGAGGACATGTCGGTTGCCCGCTGGCTGCAGGCGCAACGTCAATCGGATTGGCTGGTCGAGCAATTCTGGCGGCCCATGGTGCTCTCCGCACTCAATACCCCGCTGGAGCTGGCTTCGATGCAGGTTCTTGCCACTACCTTGCGTGACAGTCTGGGCGGAAGTAGCGCCGACAGCGACCTGTTGTTGCCACGGCTTGATTTGTCCGAACTGTTCCCGGAGGCAGCCCTGCGCTGGCTGCGCGCGCGCGGTGCCGCTTGGCAGCCTGGTAGCCGGGTGTCCGGCATTCTGCCCGCAGCGGACGGCGTGCTGGTGGATGGCCAGCTGTTTGATGCCGCCATCGTCGCGGTTGCGCCGTATCATGCGGCCGGGCTGCTGCAAGAGCCGGTTTTGCAGACCCAGGTCAAGGCTTTCCGTTACTGGCCGATATATACCGCATATCTGCGCTATGACGCCGATATCAGCATGCCGCTGCCAATGATGGGTTTGCAGGGCGGCACACTGGACTGGCTGTTCGACCGTCAGGCCCTGTCGGGCGAGCGTGGTCTGCTGGCCGCCGTGATCAGCGCGCCGCCGCAGCTTGTGCAGTCAATGGAGCGGGAGGCGCTGTTGCAGAAGGTCAGGGCGGATGTGGAGTACATGCTGCCTGCACTCAACGGCTTGCAGCCGCTGGCCAGCCACTTGATCGTGGAGAAGCGTGCCACCTTCGGCTCGGTGGTGGGACTGACAAGACCACACTGCCGTAGCAGGGTACAATCGGTTTATCTGGCGGGGGACTGGCTATGTCCTGATTACCCTGCCACGCTGGAAGGTGCGGTGCGCAGCGGTCTGACTGCGGCCCGCCAGTTAATGCAGGATTTGCCATCATCACGGACCGCCGGCGGGTGGTCCTCAGCTGAAAAAACAAAATGA
- a CDS encoding sigma-70 family RNA polymerase sigma factor, translating to MIAHADLEAELGYLQRYALAQLRDRDAANEVVQETVLAALESGDSFSGKSSLRTWLTSILRFKLIDRLRRKGKEVLFASLEEETDDSDFDGLFSKDGHWQDKIKAWSGPEESLIARQFWEVFERCSEVMPRRTAMAFVMREVMGLEIAEICNNLDITATNCSVLLYRARMSLRECFEIRWTGEARA from the coding sequence ATGATTGCCCATGCTGATCTGGAAGCCGAACTGGGCTATCTGCAGCGCTATGCGCTGGCCCAGTTGCGTGATCGTGATGCCGCCAATGAAGTGGTGCAGGAAACCGTGCTGGCGGCGCTGGAGTCCGGTGACAGCTTCAGCGGCAAATCCAGCCTGCGTACCTGGCTGACTTCCATCCTGCGGTTCAAGCTGATAGACCGGCTGCGGCGCAAGGGCAAGGAGGTGTTGTTTGCCTCGCTGGAAGAAGAAACCGACGATAGCGATTTTGACGGGCTGTTCAGCAAGGATGGCCACTGGCAGGACAAGATCAAGGCCTGGAGCGGCCCGGAAGAGTCCTTGATTGCCCGTCAGTTCTGGGAAGTATTCGAGCGCTGTTCCGAGGTGATGCCGCGCCGTACCGCCATGGCTTTTGTCATGCGCGAGGTGATGGGGCTGGAAATTGCCGAAATCTGTAACAATCTGGACATTACTGCGACCAACTGTTCAGTACTGCTGTATCGCGCCCGCATGAGTTTGCGCGAGTGTTTCGAAATCCGCTGGACCGGGGAGGCCAGGGCATGA
- the radA gene encoding DNA repair protein RadA produces the protein MAKIKTVFSCTECGGQVPKWQGQCPHCSAWNTLVEAVSTPTASNPRFQSWSTTNARVQVLSEVKTEEVPRDPSGIDELDRVLGGGIVRGAVILIGGDPGIGKSTLLLQALAVIGKRRKVLYVSGEESPQQIALRASRLAVDPSQVNLLAEIRLEAIQEVLKQEQPDVAVIDSIQTLYTEQVTSAPGSVSQVRECAAQLTRMAKQTGTTILLVGHVTKEGSLAGPRVLEHMVDTVLYFEGDSHSSHRMIRAIKNRFGAVNELGVFVMTETGLKGVSNPSAIFLSSYRDDVPGSCVLVTQEGTRPLLVEVQALVDDCHGMQPKRLTVGLEQNRLAMLLAVLHRHGGVACFDQDVFLNAVGGVKISEPAADLAVILAMVSSLRNKPLPEKLVVFGEVGLAGEVRPVSRGQERLKEAAKLGFTRALIPTANKPRQPIEGLQIITVDRLEHAVDFCRGD, from the coding sequence ATGGCAAAAATAAAAACTGTTTTCAGCTGCACCGAGTGCGGCGGCCAAGTGCCGAAATGGCAGGGCCAGTGTCCGCATTGTTCCGCCTGGAACACCCTGGTCGAGGCAGTATCCACGCCAACCGCCAGCAATCCGCGTTTCCAATCCTGGTCCACCACCAATGCCCGCGTGCAAGTGCTGTCCGAGGTCAAGACCGAAGAAGTCCCGCGTGACCCTTCCGGCATCGACGAACTGGACCGCGTGCTGGGCGGCGGCATCGTGCGTGGTGCTGTCATCCTGATTGGCGGCGACCCTGGCATTGGCAAATCCACCTTGCTGTTGCAGGCGCTGGCGGTGATCGGCAAGCGGCGCAAGGTGCTGTATGTGTCGGGCGAAGAATCGCCGCAGCAGATTGCCCTGCGTGCCTCGCGGCTGGCAGTAGACCCCAGCCAGGTCAATCTGTTGGCGGAAATCCGTCTGGAGGCCATTCAGGAAGTCCTGAAACAGGAACAACCGGATGTAGCGGTGATCGACTCCATCCAGACCCTGTACACCGAGCAGGTGACCTCGGCACCAGGGTCGGTGTCCCAGGTGCGCGAATGTGCGGCCCAGCTCACCCGCATGGCCAAGCAGACCGGCACCACCATCTTGCTGGTAGGCCATGTCACCAAGGAAGGCTCGCTGGCCGGCCCGCGCGTGCTGGAACACATGGTGGACACCGTGCTGTATTTCGAGGGAGATAGCCACTCCAGCCACCGCATGATCCGTGCCATCAAGAACCGCTTTGGCGCGGTCAACGAGCTGGGCGTGTTCGTGATGACCGAAACCGGGCTCAAGGGGGTGTCCAATCCCTCGGCCATTTTCCTGTCGTCTTACCGGGACGATGTGCCCGGTTCTTGCGTACTGGTGACGCAGGAAGGCACGCGCCCCTTGCTGGTGGAGGTGCAGGCGCTGGTGGATGACTGTCACGGCATGCAGCCCAAGCGCCTGACCGTGGGTCTGGAGCAGAACCGGCTGGCCATGCTGCTGGCGGTGCTGCATCGCCATGGCGGTGTGGCCTGCTTTGATCAGGATGTATTCCTGAACGCCGTGGGCGGGGTCAAGATCAGCGAACCGGCTGCCGACCTGGCCGTCATCCTGGCCATGGTGTCATCCCTGCGCAACAAGCCGCTGCCGGAAAAACTGGTGGTGTTTGGTGAAGTGGGGCTGGCCGGCGAGGTGCGTCCGGTATCCCGTGGGCAGGAGCGGCTGAAAGAAGCGGCCAAGCTGGGCTTTACCCGGGCGCTGATTCCTACTGCCAACAAGCCGCGCCAGCCGATTGAGGGTCTGCAGATCATTACTGTGGACCGGCTGGAGCATGCCGTCGATTTTTGTCGCGGAGACTGA